A section of the Telopea speciosissima isolate NSW1024214 ecotype Mountain lineage chromosome 3, Tspe_v1, whole genome shotgun sequence genome encodes:
- the LOC122656525 gene encoding membrane-anchored ubiquitin-fold protein 3-like isoform X2: protein MPEEEDLVELKFRLYDGTDIGPIRYSSTSTVAMLKERIIAEWPKDKKIVPKAANDVKLISAGKILENNKTVGQCRIPFGELPGGVITMHVVVQPSLAKTKTEKKVDDSPRKNVCTCSIL from the exons ATGCCAGAGGAGGAGGACCTGGTCGAGCTTAAGTTCCGTCTGTACGATGGTACAGACATCGGACCGATCCGGTATTCCTCAACCTCGACTGTTGCCATGCTCAAGGAAAGAATCATCGCCGAATGGCCGAAAG ATAAAAAAATTGTACCGAAAGCGGCAAATGATGTCAAACTGATAAGTGCTGGAAAAATCCTGGAAAACAACAAGACTGTTGGTCAATGTAGAATACCCTTTGGTGAGCTCCCAGGAGGAGTCATCACTATGCATGTTGTTGTTCAGCCATCtctagcaaaaacaaaaacag AAAAGAAGGTTGATGATTCCCCTAGGAAAAATGTCTGCACTTGCTCCATATTGTAA
- the LOC122656521 gene encoding glutamate-1-semialdehyde 2,1-aminomutase, chloroplastic-like yields the protein MASTSWVGLSWLSNLSPGPSSSPCPSNSSPRRISSQINMAVSVEKKKFTLQKSEEIFNAAKDLMPGGVNSPVRAFKSVGGQPIVIDSVKGSHMWDVDGNEYIDYVGSWGPAIIGHADDKVLAALAETMMKGTSFGAPCVLENVLAELVISAVPSIEMVRFVNSGTEACMGVLRLARAFTSRPKVIKFEGCYHGHADPFLVKAGSGVATLGLPDSPGVPRAATIDTLTSPFNDISTVENLFETHTGEIAAVILEPVVGNSGFIEPKPGFLNALRQITKENGALLIFDEVMTGFRLAYGGAQEYFGITPDLTTLGKIIGGGLPVGAYGGRREIMEMVAPAGPMYQAGTLSGNPLAMTAGIQTLKRLTEPGSYQYLDKITGELIQGILDAGKRAGHQMCGSYISGMFGFFFTEGPVYSFGDAKKSDTTKFARFFRGMLEEGVYLAPSQYEAGFTSLAHTKEDIQNTIEAAERVFQQL from the exons ATGGCATCTACATCGTGGGTTGGCCTCTCATGGCTGTCGAATCTCTCACCTGGACCCTCTTCGAGCCCATGCCCATCTAATTCTTCTCCTCGTCGCATCTCTTCCCAGATAAACATGGCAGTCTCAGTCGAGAAAAAGAAGTTCACGCTTCAGAAATCCGAAGAAATATTTAATGCTGCCAAG GATTTGATGCCTGGCGGAGTGAATTCCCCTGTCCGTGCCTTTAAATCAGTTGGTGGGCAACCAATCGTGATCGACTCTGTGAAAGGCTCTCACATGTGGGATGTTGATGGCAATGAGTACATTGATTATGTTGGTTCATGGGGCCCTGCAATCATAGGTCATGCCGATGACAAG GTTCTTGCAGCCCTAGCTGAGACAATGATGAAGGGCACAAGCTTCGGTGCACCATGTGTTCTAGAGAATGTGCTGGCTGAGTTGGTGATCTCAGCTGTTCCAAGTATTGAGATGGTCCGATTCGTGAACTCAGGTACAGAAGCCTGCATGGGTGTGCTCCGCCTGGCCCGTGCCTTCACTAGCCGTCCAAAGGTTATTAAGTTTGAGGGTTGCTACCATGGCCATGCTGACCCTTTCCTGGTCAAGGCTGGCAGTGGGGTTGCCACCCTTGGACTCCCAGACTCCCCTGGAGTCCCCAGAGCTGCCaccattgacacccttacatctCCCTTCAATGACATCTCAACTGTGGAGAACCTCTTTGAGACACACACAGGAGAGATTGCTGCTGTAATTCTCGAACCAGTTGTTGGAAATTCTGGCTTTATAGAACCCAAACCTGGCTTCCTAAATGCTCTTCGCCAAATTACAAAAGAAAACGGTGCTCTCCTCATCTTTGACGAGGTAATGACTGGATTCCGCTTGGCATATGGTGGAGCTCAGGAGTATTTTGGAATAACTCCTGATCTTACAACTCTTGGGAAGATTATTGGTGGTGGCCTTCCGGTTGGTGCTTACGGGGGTAGAAGAGAGATTATGGAGATGGTGGCACCAGCAGGACCCATGTACCAGGCTGGGACATTGAGTGGGAACCCATTGGCAATGACGGCTGGCATCCAAACGCTCAAGCGGTTGACGGAGCCGGGTAGTTATCAGTACTTGGATAAGATCACTGGAGAGCTCATTCAGGGGATTTTAGATGCTGGAAAGAGGGCTGGGCACCAGATGTGTGGCAGTTATATTAGTGGGatgtttggtttcttcttcacaGAAGGGCCCGTTTATAGTTTTGGGGATGCAAAAAAGAGTGACACCACGAAGTTTGCAAGGTTTTTTAGAGGAATGTTGGAGGAGGGCGTGTACTTGGCACCTTCACAGTATGAAGCTGGGTTCACGAGCTTGGCTCATACTAAGGAAGACATCCAAAATACAATAGAAGCAGCTGAGAGGGTCTTTCAGCAGCTTTAG
- the LOC122656525 gene encoding membrane-anchored ubiquitin-fold protein 3-like isoform X1, with amino-acid sequence MPEEEDLVELKFRLYDGTDIGPIRYSSTSTVAMLKERIIAEWPKDKKIVPKAANDVKLISAGKILENNKTVGQCRIPFGELPGGVITMHVVVQPSLAKTKTGKKKVDDSPRKNVCTCSIL; translated from the exons ATGCCAGAGGAGGAGGACCTGGTCGAGCTTAAGTTCCGTCTGTACGATGGTACAGACATCGGACCGATCCGGTATTCCTCAACCTCGACTGTTGCCATGCTCAAGGAAAGAATCATCGCCGAATGGCCGAAAG ATAAAAAAATTGTACCGAAAGCGGCAAATGATGTCAAACTGATAAGTGCTGGAAAAATCCTGGAAAACAACAAGACTGTTGGTCAATGTAGAATACCCTTTGGTGAGCTCCCAGGAGGAGTCATCACTATGCATGTTGTTGTTCAGCCATCtctagcaaaaacaaaaacaggta AAAAGAAGGTTGATGATTCCCCTAGGAAAAATGTCTGCACTTGCTCCATATTGTAA